Proteins co-encoded in one Haloarcula pelagica genomic window:
- a CDS encoding sialidase: MNSRTLLTLAVVALLLVPGIAAGAVVGSPDITATLTESTVVPGEETTFDVVLTNTGSLETASARNPNYNSQVTTARGLRVAVRDGGGPFTITTGQQVYGSLPETTTEPISFDVVVQDDAEPGTYRVPVDLKYKYTDYISESTGDRDETDATVREYVTVRVSDRAKFDVTDVDSNARVGSTGTVSVTVENTGSQDASDASVSFESSSSELTVGGQQASSRYVSEWEPGELRTFSYRVGSTPNAEADAYEFGLSVNFEDESGADRTSARQSVGVDLASEQTFSVTALDSDVSVGDTGTYNVTFRNEGPIAVNDATVQITSQSSDVSFSGSESTTQYVGPWQPGETRTVRVEATTSDNAQVRPYALVATVGYTDPEGDAGADENIQLGLQPEPEQTFSLTEVESNLRAGDDGRLNATLTNTGANAVQNVVLVWDSENDNISPQKTEYAVGNLEPGASAQVSFGVDVSSAAEGGPRQFDFVTRYRNREGDRRESDTIEILQPVADSADEFRIDTTDVNVSAGQTKTIELTVTNTNDQRLTNIDAKLFTNAPISATDDNAFVSGLDPGESATLKFGISASGGAMEKTYPVSMDLQYEEPDGDTSISDTYRFPVSVTEQSGGGLPLPLIGGIVLLVALAVAGYLRYR; this comes from the coding sequence GGAGACGACGTTCGATGTCGTGCTGACGAACACCGGATCACTGGAGACGGCATCCGCACGCAACCCGAACTACAACAGCCAAGTGACGACCGCCCGCGGACTGCGGGTGGCCGTCAGAGACGGTGGCGGGCCGTTCACGATCACGACCGGTCAGCAGGTCTACGGGTCGCTGCCCGAGACCACCACGGAACCGATCTCGTTCGATGTCGTCGTTCAGGACGACGCCGAACCCGGGACCTACCGCGTCCCGGTCGATCTCAAGTACAAGTACACCGACTACATCTCCGAGAGCACGGGCGACCGCGATGAAACGGACGCGACGGTCCGGGAGTACGTCACAGTCAGAGTCTCCGACCGCGCGAAGTTCGACGTGACCGATGTCGACTCGAACGCCCGCGTCGGGTCGACAGGCACCGTCTCGGTCACCGTCGAGAACACGGGCTCCCAGGACGCCAGTGACGCCTCCGTCAGCTTCGAGTCCAGCAGCTCCGAACTCACCGTCGGCGGCCAGCAGGCCAGTTCCCGCTACGTCTCCGAGTGGGAGCCCGGTGAACTCCGGACCTTCAGCTACCGTGTCGGCTCGACGCCCAACGCGGAAGCCGACGCCTACGAGTTCGGCCTCTCCGTCAACTTCGAGGACGAGTCGGGCGCCGACCGTACTTCGGCCCGCCAGTCCGTCGGCGTCGACCTGGCGTCCGAACAGACGTTCAGCGTCACCGCACTCGACAGCGACGTGTCGGTGGGCGACACCGGAACCTACAACGTGACCTTCCGCAACGAGGGTCCCATCGCCGTCAACGACGCGACGGTCCAGATCACCTCACAGAGCAGCGACGTGTCGTTCAGCGGCTCCGAGTCGACGACCCAGTACGTCGGCCCGTGGCAGCCCGGCGAAACCCGGACGGTCCGCGTCGAAGCGACCACCAGCGATAACGCGCAGGTACGGCCCTACGCGCTCGTGGCGACGGTCGGCTACACCGATCCCGAGGGCGACGCCGGCGCCGACGAGAACATCCAACTGGGTCTGCAGCCGGAGCCCGAACAGACGTTCAGCCTGACCGAAGTCGAATCGAACCTCCGGGCCGGCGACGACGGGCGGCTCAACGCGACTCTGACCAACACCGGCGCGAACGCGGTTCAGAACGTCGTGCTCGTCTGGGACAGCGAGAACGACAACATCTCGCCACAGAAGACCGAGTACGCCGTCGGGAACCTCGAACCCGGCGCCTCCGCACAGGTCTCGTTCGGCGTCGATGTCTCCAGCGCCGCCGAGGGCGGCCCCCGGCAGTTCGACTTCGTGACCCGCTATCGCAACCGTGAGGGCGACCGCCGCGAGAGCGACACGATCGAGATCCTGCAGCCGGTCGCCGACAGCGCAGACGAGTTCCGCATCGACACGACCGATGTCAACGTCAGTGCCGGCCAGACCAAGACTATCGAACTCACGGTCACCAACACCAACGACCAGCGCCTGACCAACATCGACGCGAAGCTGTTCACCAACGCACCCATCTCGGCGACCGACGACAACGCGTTCGTCTCCGGGCTCGACCCCGGTGAGTCGGCGACGCTCAAGTTCGGTATCAGCGCCAGCGGCGGTGCGATGGAGAAGACCTACCCCGTCTCGATGGACCTCCAGTACGAGGAGCCCGACGGCGACACGTCGATCTCCGACACCTACCGCTTCCCGGTTTCGGTCACGGAACAGAGCGGCGGCGGACTCCCGCTCCCGCTGATCGGTGGCATCGTGCTACTGGTTGCGCTTGCGGTGGCCGGATACCTCAGGTACCGATAA
- a CDS encoding ATP-binding protein has protein sequence MNSPEQFGGVGSDGEDAETIELLYVDDTGATATVTRTAQSLGTPFEVHTCERVSDAVERLEAASIDCVVSEYALADRTGLALLGEVRERAPEMPFVLFTDDGDESVAREAITLGITEYIEKTPTEEQTELLLRRVVEAVSEREERTAILDRMADAFFALDRNWEFTYLNERGREIIRSAASDRVATAELVGRNIWQIIPGAIGTEFYDRYHEAMDEQSPVSFEARYDALDTWFEVRAYPSATGLSVYFRDITDRVEREQSIAEREEALREMYRVTAQKETSLESKVEALLGIGKDLLRTEFAALSRIEGQTYVFEITDTPEDGPEPGDTVPLSTTNCERAIDEEETLVLSDIAEQAPELTDRAGFTEQGIACYLGTPVVVDGSVTGTFCFYDRGARTEPFADWEVTLVELMGNWVSYERERQRREQALTRERNRMADFANFVSHDLRNPLSVATGHLDLIEAEYDGDPEHVRKVESALERMDALIEDVLTLARSGDRVVEASPVDAESTARTAWAGVDTEAETLEIVDSFTLDGDENRLRQLFENLFRNAVEHGSTGNRTESDDSVEHGSTDSRPEADDSVERTDVEDGDGRDGVTVRVGPLSDDSGFFVADDGSGIPADERDQVFEKGYTTATEGTGLGLRIVREIAKAHSGNVSVTESDDGGARFDVSGIDVDSR, from the coding sequence ATGAACAGCCCCGAACAGTTCGGGGGCGTGGGGAGCGACGGCGAAGACGCAGAGACGATCGAACTCCTGTACGTCGACGACACCGGCGCGACAGCGACTGTGACCCGGACGGCACAGTCGCTCGGGACTCCGTTCGAGGTCCACACTTGCGAGCGGGTCTCCGACGCCGTCGAGCGACTTGAAGCGGCGTCGATCGACTGTGTCGTAAGCGAGTACGCCCTGGCCGACCGGACGGGGCTGGCGCTGCTAGGCGAGGTCCGCGAACGGGCGCCCGAGATGCCGTTCGTCCTGTTTACCGACGACGGAGACGAGTCGGTGGCACGCGAAGCGATCACGCTCGGGATCACGGAGTACATCGAGAAGACACCGACCGAAGAGCAGACCGAGTTGCTCCTCCGCCGGGTCGTGGAGGCCGTCTCCGAGCGCGAGGAGCGGACGGCGATCCTCGACCGGATGGCCGACGCCTTCTTCGCGCTGGACAGGAACTGGGAGTTCACCTACCTCAACGAGCGTGGCCGGGAGATCATCCGGAGTGCAGCCAGTGACCGAGTCGCGACGGCGGAACTCGTCGGGAGAAACATCTGGCAGATCATCCCCGGAGCCATCGGAACGGAGTTTTACGACCGATACCACGAGGCGATGGACGAACAATCACCCGTGTCCTTCGAGGCCAGATACGACGCCCTGGACACGTGGTTCGAGGTGCGGGCGTACCCCTCCGCCACCGGCCTGTCGGTGTACTTCCGGGACATCACCGACCGTGTGGAACGCGAGCAGTCGATCGCCGAGCGCGAGGAGGCGCTCAGAGAGATGTACCGGGTGACCGCACAGAAGGAAACGTCGCTCGAATCGAAAGTCGAAGCCCTCCTCGGGATCGGGAAGGACCTGTTGCGGACCGAGTTCGCCGCCCTCTCGCGCATCGAGGGGCAGACGTACGTCTTCGAGATCACGGACACGCCCGAAGACGGGCCGGAACCGGGCGATACCGTCCCGCTGTCGACGACGAACTGCGAGCGAGCGATCGACGAGGAGGAGACGCTCGTCCTGTCGGACATCGCCGAGCAGGCACCGGAGCTGACAGACCGCGCGGGGTTCACCGAGCAAGGGATCGCCTGTTACCTCGGGACCCCGGTCGTCGTCGATGGCTCGGTGACTGGGACGTTCTGTTTCTACGACCGGGGCGCGCGGACGGAGCCGTTCGCCGACTGGGAGGTCACGCTGGTCGAGCTGATGGGCAACTGGGTCAGCTACGAACGCGAGCGACAGCGGCGCGAACAGGCGCTGACCCGCGAGCGCAATCGGATGGCCGACTTCGCGAACTTTGTGAGCCACGACCTCCGGAACCCGCTCAGCGTCGCGACCGGCCACCTCGACCTGATCGAGGCGGAGTACGACGGCGATCCGGAGCACGTTCGGAAGGTCGAGTCCGCACTGGAACGGATGGACGCGCTCATCGAGGATGTCCTGACACTCGCCCGGTCCGGGGACCGAGTCGTCGAGGCGTCGCCGGTCGACGCCGAGTCGACCGCCCGCACGGCCTGGGCCGGCGTCGACACCGAGGCCGAGACGCTCGAAATCGTCGACTCGTTCACCCTCGACGGTGACGAGAACCGCCTCAGACAGCTGTTCGAGAACCTGTTTCGGAACGCCGTCGAACACGGTTCGACGGGCAACCGGACGGAGTCCGATGACAGCGTGGAACACGGCTCCACGGACAGTCGGCCGGAGGCCGACGACAGCGTCGAACGCACCGATGTCGAGGATGGAGACGGAAGGGACGGGGTGACCGTGCGTGTGGGCCCGCTATCGGACGACAGCGGCTTCTTCGTCGCCGACGACGGCTCGGGCATCCCTGCAGACGAGCGCGATCAGGTGTTCGAGAAGGGATACACCACGGCGACCGAGGGGACGGGGCTGGGACTGCGGATCGTCAGGGAGATCGCCAAGGCCCACAGCGGGAACGTGAGCGTCACCGAAAGCGACGACGGCGGTGCGCGCTTCGATGTCAGCGGTATCGATGTCGACAGTCGGTGA
- a CDS encoding 5-formyltetrahydrofolate cyclo-ligase, giving the protein MDKQAIRQRVWDTLDEAGLARFPFPPHGRIPNVAGADEAAARLAETDIWRDAEIVKANPDAPQLPVRRRALRAGKTVYMAVPRLRDERCFYELDPAELADLERAPTVSNVADHASQVGPEAVPEIDLVVSGSVAVTEDGARVGKGEGFSDLEFAVLRELGLVGDGTAVVTTVHERQVVGGPSGTVESASVPVDAHDVPMDWVVTPERTVETETPDDRPDGVDWGALPPERIEEMPVLAARSPDE; this is encoded by the coding sequence ATGGACAAGCAAGCGATCCGCCAGCGCGTGTGGGACACCTTGGACGAAGCGGGGCTCGCCCGCTTCCCGTTTCCGCCACACGGGCGCATCCCGAACGTCGCCGGGGCCGACGAAGCGGCCGCTCGGCTGGCCGAGACCGACATCTGGCGTGACGCCGAGATCGTCAAGGCGAACCCCGATGCGCCACAGCTTCCCGTCCGGCGCCGTGCGCTGCGAGCGGGCAAGACCGTCTACATGGCGGTGCCGCGGCTACGCGACGAGCGGTGTTTCTACGAACTCGATCCCGCCGAACTGGCCGACCTCGAACGGGCGCCCACCGTCTCGAACGTCGCGGACCACGCCAGCCAGGTCGGCCCCGAGGCCGTCCCGGAGATCGATCTCGTCGTCTCCGGGAGCGTCGCCGTCACCGAGGACGGCGCCCGAGTCGGGAAAGGCGAGGGGTTCAGCGACCTGGAGTTCGCCGTCCTCCGGGAGCTGGGGCTGGTCGGCGACGGGACGGCGGTCGTGACGACCGTCCACGAACGGCAGGTCGTCGGCGGCCCCTCGGGCACGGTCGAGTCGGCCTCGGTCCCCGTCGACGCCCACGACGTGCCGATGGACTGGGTAGTCACGCCCGAACGCACCGTCGAGACCGAGACGCCCGACGACCGTCCCGACGGCGTCGACTGGGGGGCGCTCCCGCCCGAACGGATCGAGGAGATGCCAGTTCTGGCCGCGCGTTCGCCCGACGAATAG
- a CDS encoding dihydrolipoyl dehydrogenase family protein, producing MTHVVIIGAYGSAGAAAAGELVETDGIELTLIDDGDPGGGLCILEGCMPSKEVLSAAAHRFQARHDDRLVGDVPEIDLERVVETKNDRTRGWAGHRRESIHTMADRDDVTFVHDTATVVDDHTVRAGGTDYDADYIVVATGSSVNVPDIPGIDAVDFMTSKDVLHATDLPDSGIVMGFGYIGMELVPYLAEAGGMDLTVIEHDERPIDEADPAFGDEARRIYEDNWAIDIPTNCYECELEATADGGVRLYVEFDDGTEDVYEADQLFCFTGRRPTVDGLGLGNAGITPEGDWARETMQTRDADHVYAIGDVNGKEPILHVAKEQGFTAAENIRRQEAGADPQPYENVHHHVIFSGLGVYPFARVGHTEGTARAAGYDTVTATRQASDDGVFKSKDVPEGLAKLVVDADDGTVLGWQGLHYHADSFAKTLQIVVELGLDVRDLPDRAYHPTLPENVDGLIRDCAAQLE from the coding sequence ATGACTCACGTCGTCATCATCGGCGCGTACGGGAGCGCCGGCGCCGCGGCCGCCGGCGAACTCGTCGAGACCGACGGGATCGAACTCACACTCATCGACGACGGCGACCCCGGCGGCGGCCTCTGTATCCTCGAAGGCTGTATGCCCTCGAAGGAGGTCCTGTCGGCGGCCGCCCACCGCTTCCAGGCGCGCCACGACGACCGCCTCGTCGGGGACGTTCCCGAAATCGATCTGGAGCGCGTCGTCGAGACGAAAAACGACCGGACGCGGGGCTGGGCCGGCCACCGGCGGGAGTCGATCCACACGATGGCCGACCGGGACGACGTGACCTTCGTCCACGACACCGCGACGGTCGTCGACGACCACACCGTCCGGGCCGGTGGGACGGACTACGACGCCGACTACATCGTCGTCGCCACGGGGTCGTCGGTCAACGTCCCCGACATCCCCGGGATCGATGCCGTCGACTTCATGACGAGCAAGGACGTGCTCCACGCCACCGACCTCCCGGATTCGGGGATCGTGATGGGCTTTGGGTACATCGGGATGGAACTGGTGCCCTACCTCGCGGAAGCCGGCGGGATGGACCTGACCGTGATCGAACACGACGAGCGCCCCATCGACGAGGCCGACCCGGCCTTCGGCGACGAGGCCCGCCGGATCTACGAGGACAACTGGGCCATCGACATCCCGACCAACTGCTACGAGTGTGAACTCGAAGCGACGGCCGACGGCGGCGTCCGCCTCTACGTCGAGTTCGACGACGGGACGGAGGATGTCTACGAGGCCGACCAACTGTTCTGTTTCACCGGCCGTCGACCGACCGTCGACGGTCTCGGCCTCGGCAACGCCGGAATCACGCCCGAGGGTGACTGGGCACGGGAGACGATGCAGACCCGGGACGCCGACCACGTCTACGCCATCGGGGATGTCAACGGCAAGGAGCCGATCCTCCACGTCGCCAAAGAGCAGGGGTTCACCGCTGCCGAGAACATCCGCCGACAGGAGGCCGGCGCCGACCCACAACCCTACGAGAACGTCCACCACCACGTCATCTTCTCCGGGCTGGGGGTCTACCCGTTCGCCCGGGTCGGCCACACCGAAGGGACCGCGCGGGCGGCCGGCTACGACACCGTCACGGCGACCCGGCAGGCCAGCGACGACGGCGTGTTCAAGTCCAAAGACGTTCCCGAGGGCCTCGCGAAACTCGTCGTCGACGCCGACGACGGGACGGTTCTGGGCTGGCAGGGCCTGCACTACCACGCCGACAGCTTCGCGAAGACGCTCCAGATCGTCGTCGAACTCGGACTCGACGTTCGTGACCTGCCCGACCGAGCCTACCACCCGACGCTGCCGGAGAACGTCGACGGCCTCATCAGGGACTGTGCGGCGCAACTGGAGTGA
- a CDS encoding efflux RND transporter permease subunit, with translation MDHQRYIDWIDDRIVEDSRRVVITFLVVTLLFGAGLGGVSTNAGTSQFTTGLPAEEAFEQVNTKFSPSFETDTGNTQLIQDSNNVLSKASMLRMLRSQNRLEDHAELRVTSTSSAAGLVATQLDPDATTTEAQIRAVERATNSEIDAAVRDAATETPQFTSLVSNDFNRESASASATIGLVTHEVPAGLSSGSGQGGSSPLTSIQQRSDFVVSSTGPNGITVFGSGILAAEFSNVVGDSLILTVPAAVLFILLFLTIAYRDLADMALGLIALFMTIVWTFGFMGLAGIPFSQMLIAVPPLLLAVGIDFGIHAINRYREERENGTGIGTSMRITTDQLIVAFFIVTGTTVIGFLANLTSSLPPIQDFGYVAAIGILFTFAIFGVFLPAAKVELDRLRENYPIPTFSQRPLGSEESALGGVLRGGVAISERAPVVFLLLVLVVTGGASVYATGVSTSFSQEDFLPPEDNPEYLEELPEPFAPSEYTVTGVTNFLEDKFSSTQSSQATIYVEGPMRKDDALEQIYRAGDNPPDSFVRENGRASSTSIVTVIQDHAERDEEFRRLVERNDANDNGIPDDNLGKIYDYLLDSPVRGQALNYITEDYRSTRVVYTVESDASDAEVATDARTVAEDFRYEATATGSIVVFQAVSDAIFASAIQSLAIALAGTAVFLVLIYHLLEGRASLGVANLVPVVITVAVLAGTMRVLDIPFNALTATMLAITIGLGVDYSVHVTHRFADEIEETDLETALDRTVRGTGGALLGSMLTTVFGIGVLALAVFPAIGQFGILTAMSVAYAFLSSLLVLPSVLVVWDRLFNRDRPLGVLPDDDTEAVTDQAAGVDD, from the coding sequence ATGGATCACCAGCGGTACATCGACTGGATCGACGACCGGATCGTCGAGGACTCCAGGAGAGTCGTCATCACCTTCCTGGTGGTGACGCTCCTGTTCGGTGCCGGCCTCGGCGGCGTCTCGACGAACGCCGGGACTTCGCAGTTCACCACCGGACTCCCCGCCGAGGAGGCGTTCGAACAGGTCAACACGAAGTTCTCTCCCAGCTTCGAGACCGACACCGGCAACACACAGCTCATCCAGGATAGCAACAACGTCCTCTCGAAGGCGTCGATGTTGCGGATGCTCCGGTCACAGAACCGCCTGGAAGACCACGCCGAGCTACGGGTCACGTCGACATCCTCCGCCGCTGGACTGGTCGCCACTCAGCTCGATCCTGACGCGACGACCACCGAGGCACAGATCCGCGCGGTCGAACGTGCGACCAACAGCGAGATCGACGCCGCGGTCCGCGACGCGGCCACGGAGACACCGCAGTTCACCTCGCTGGTCAGCAACGACTTCAACCGCGAGTCTGCGAGCGCCTCCGCGACCATCGGGCTCGTCACCCACGAGGTCCCGGCAGGCCTCTCCTCGGGGTCGGGACAGGGCGGGTCGAGTCCGCTGACGAGCATCCAGCAGCGCTCGGACTTCGTCGTCTCCTCGACCGGGCCAAACGGTATCACGGTGTTCGGCTCGGGCATCCTCGCCGCGGAGTTCTCGAACGTCGTCGGTGACTCGCTGATCCTGACGGTTCCGGCGGCGGTCCTCTTTATCCTCCTGTTCCTGACGATCGCCTACCGGGACCTGGCGGACATGGCGCTGGGCCTGATCGCCCTGTTCATGACGATCGTCTGGACGTTCGGGTTCATGGGGCTGGCGGGCATCCCGTTCTCACAGATGCTCATCGCGGTCCCGCCGCTGTTGCTGGCGGTCGGGATCGACTTCGGGATCCACGCCATCAACCGCTACCGGGAGGAACGCGAGAACGGCACCGGTATCGGCACGTCGATGCGGATCACGACTGACCAGTTGATCGTCGCCTTCTTCATCGTCACGGGGACGACGGTCATCGGCTTCCTGGCGAACCTGACGAGTTCGCTGCCGCCGATCCAGGACTTCGGCTACGTCGCGGCTATCGGGATCCTGTTCACGTTCGCCATCTTCGGCGTGTTCCTCCCGGCCGCGAAGGTGGAACTGGACCGGCTCCGTGAGAACTACCCCATCCCGACGTTCAGCCAGCGACCGCTCGGGTCCGAAGAGTCGGCCCTGGGTGGCGTCCTCCGTGGCGGTGTCGCCATCTCCGAACGGGCCCCGGTCGTCTTCCTGTTGCTCGTGCTCGTGGTGACCGGCGGGGCGAGCGTCTACGCGACGGGCGTCTCGACATCGTTCTCCCAGGAGGACTTCCTTCCGCCGGAGGACAACCCCGAATATCTCGAAGAACTGCCCGAACCGTTCGCGCCGAGCGAGTACACCGTCACCGGCGTCACCAACTTCCTCGAAGACAAGTTCTCCTCGACACAGAGCAGTCAGGCGACGATCTACGTCGAGGGCCCGATGCGGAAAGACGACGCCCTCGAACAGATCTATCGGGCGGGAGACAACCCGCCCGACTCGTTCGTCCGCGAGAACGGCCGTGCGTCCTCGACATCGATCGTGACCGTCATCCAGGACCACGCCGAGCGCGACGAGGAGTTCCGGCGACTCGTCGAGCGCAACGACGCCAACGACAACGGGATCCCCGACGACAACCTCGGGAAGATCTACGACTACCTGCTCGACTCCCCGGTGCGTGGACAGGCGCTCAACTACATCACCGAGGACTACCGGAGCACGCGCGTCGTCTACACCGTCGAGTCCGACGCCTCCGACGCGGAGGTCGCCACCGACGCACGGACCGTCGCCGAGGACTTCCGATACGAGGCGACGGCGACGGGATCGATCGTCGTCTTCCAGGCCGTCTCCGACGCCATCTTCGCGTCGGCGATCCAGTCGCTCGCCATTGCACTGGCTGGGACGGCGGTGTTCCTGGTGTTGATCTACCACCTGCTCGAAGGCCGGGCGTCGCTGGGGGTCGCGAACCTCGTCCCGGTGGTGATCACCGTCGCCGTACTGGCGGGGACGATGCGGGTGCTCGACATCCCGTTCAACGCGCTGACGGCGACGATGCTCGCGATCACCATCGGACTCGGGGTCGACTATTCGGTCCACGTCACCCACCGGTTCGCCGACGAGATAGAGGAGACCGACCTGGAGACGGCGCTGGACCGGACCGTCCGCGGGACCGGCGGAGCGTTGCTGGGAAGCATGTTGACGACGGTGTTCGGGATCGGCGTCCTCGCTCTCGCCGTGTTCCCGGCGATCGGTCAGTTCGGGATCCTCACGGCGATGTCGGTCGCGTACGCCTTCCTCTCGTCGCTCCTGGTCCTCCCGTCGGTGCTGGTCGTCTGGGACCGCCTGTTCAACCGCGACCGGCCACTGGGTGTCTTACCCGACGACGACACCGAGGCTGTCACCGACCAGGCGGCCGGCGTCGACGACTGA